GCCACATTTCTTTTTCTCATGTTGGATGCTTTAATTGACACTTTTATCATAACCTGTATGGCCCCTGTATGGTTCTTTCCCAGGTGGGCTTGCCTGCTAAGTCTGGGGTGTCAGGAGCAGTTCTATTGGTGGTCCCTAATGTCATGGGAGTCATGTGTTGGTCTCCTCCGCTAGACAAGGTTGGAAACAGTGTCCGGGGCATACACTTCTGCCAGGTAACCCATTTACATGTGATGTATGATACAATGACTGAATTACTTGTACAGAGTGAGCACTTGCTTGTACAGAGTGAGAAATGCTTGTGTGCTTCTTATGAATGTGTTTTGTCTAGGTTttgaatgtgttatgaagtccTTATGTAGGTACCCTTTAAATAGTATTAACCATATGCAAAATGCATAATGTTTTGGCCTCCTGATAACGATCTGCTTTTCTTTATTTGTCTTTCAGGAGCTGGTGTCTTCGTTTAACTTCCACAACTATGACAACCTGAGACACTTGGTCAAGAAGCAGGACCCTCGAAGGCAAGACGGGGATGATAGGGTAAGGGCTTTTGAGAGCTTTAGAAGGTAAACATACCAACAATTGAACATATTTGCTAAAACATGAATTGAGGTGGTGGTGTTGTCTCCCAGTGTCCCACCCAGTCCAAGGTGTATTTATCTCTGCTATATCTGTAGAACAAGTCTGTGGTGAGCTTGATGTTTGCGGCCTACAGTGGAGATGTGTCAGCCCTCAGAAGGTAAAAGAGCAAATCAAGGAGTCTGCAGAAGGAGGGTTTGTGTTTTACTTAGTTTCACCACGAAGTCACATATTGTAGATGTCACTCTCTCTCCTAGCTACTAATCCTTCACAGTAACTTAGGACTAACATGTAGAATATAGCTATCGTCTCCTATCCTGTCCTCTCAGGTTTGCTCTGTCATCGATGGACATGGAGCTGAAGGACTATGACTCTAGGACGGCTCTACACGTGGCTGCTGGCGAGggtgagcttccctccactggtGGCATTgtatcttcaaaatgttcttacatgtgatgttctggtgcctctagggtaattcagaaagctgattaaggaccttattactgattaATGTGTTTGCTTTTTTATGCctgtgtttttctttctgcttgcattttgtatttatattttgatgaTGTGTATTTTctttcagggaagctcatctgtgatgactctgataaaataaaggttaaataaaataaaatgtcttataatgcatcatagtgatGTTATAGATACTTATGAGTTGTTATTACAGCTTCAGCGAGTGTTATAATGCAGTAGAAGTGTATCATAAGGGGCATTATGTGTGTGCCTCATAGCAAGTGTTACCAGGCTAACGTACATCTTGTGTGCTTTGTCCCTCAGGCCATGTGGATGTGGTACGGTTCCCAACAGACGCCTGCAAAGTCAACCCTTTGTGAAAGACCGGTACTGtattattcattcattcatccaccTCCGTCCATCTATATCAATCTCTACTGACGTTGGCTCCAACCTAACAACATCCTTAGCTGCTGTATTCCCAGCCTCTCATGCCTatttctccatctccttcctcGTTCTGTTCTCTGTGGCCGTTGTCTTTATTGGAGAGGtagttatttttttaataacTTCTGACATCCTTCAATTAGCTTCTGTCTCATCTCTACCACCTCCCTCCAGGTGGGGCAACATTCCCCTTGATGATGCCATGCAGTTTGGCCACGCAGTGCCGTGGTGAAGGGTCCTACAGAATTACCAGGTGGCCTGCCAGGAACAGGAGAGACTACCAGTGGCTGATACCATACCCAACCCCCCAAACTAGAGACTGTGAAGGCATGGTGATCAGGGGACGTATATATATCGCGTCTCCCATTAAGAGTGCCGATCTACGATCAATTTTGCGGAATGAAACAGATTATTATAGACGGGGAGGACagtgatcctaaatcagcacccCTACTTGATAAATGGGCCCAGGACCATCAGGGTCCATTCATTAGGTCCCAAATGGAAGATAACAGACCGAAACATGGAGAGACTTCCTCAAGTTGTCCAATAAAGAAAACACTCATtttcgttttctgttgcaaaTGGTAGTGTGTCCGAAGTGGTGCTCTAATTCCTATAGACctttagtgcattacttttggtTAGTAgtgtgtatagggaatagggtgccatttaggatactGTGTTATTCCTCCCACCAGGACTTCTCTTTCTGAAATCTCTGGGTGCGCCCCAACAAtgtctccttcctcctgaagtgtaCACTCATACCCTACTTCCCACACATCTAAAGAcgttggattggtggaggcatgggctagtttcttataccagtcattaCCTTTCATATCAGTGAAGGGAAGGGAACAAGagcacactttgggaggaaggagagataattgggacAGAGTCCCTATCTTGTGTGCAGTATTTACTCCTCTCCTGTCCGTATAAACAGGAGGAGACCTGAGGGTATAGTTTTTCATTTTAGTCGACGCTAAATGTAACAAGACGATCACCTGAGACTA
This portion of the Coregonus clupeaformis isolate EN_2021a unplaced genomic scaffold, ASM2061545v1 scaf4670, whole genome shotgun sequence genome encodes:
- the LOC123490763 gene encoding glutaminase liver isoform, mitochondrial-like — encoded protein: MVLSQVGLPAKSGVSGAVLLVVPNVMGVMCWSPPLDKVGNSVRGIHFCQELVSSFNFHNYDNLRHLVKKQDPRRQDGDDRNKSVVSLMFAAYSGDVSALRRFALSSMDMELKDYDSRTALHVAAGEGHVDVVRFPTDACKVNPL